A genomic segment from Nitrospira sp. encodes:
- a CDS encoding Insertion element IS407 (Burkholderia multivorans) transposase has protein sequence MTRKRHTEEQIIAVLKDAQAGIGVPELCRKHGISDATFYKWRAKYAGLEVSDVKKLRQLEDENRRLKQMVADQALDIQALKAINAKNW, from the coding sequence ATGACGCGAAAACGCCACACGGAGGAACAGATCATTGCGGTGCTCAAGGATGCCCAGGCGGGCATTGGGGTCCCAGAGCTCTGCCGCAAACACGGGATCTCGGATGCCACCTTTTATAAGTGGCGGGCGAAATATGCCGGGCTCGAAGTGAGTGATGTGAAGAAGCTCCGCCAACTGGAGGACGAAAACCGGCGGCTCAAACAGATGGTGGCAGACCAAGCGCTGGACATCCAAGCGTTGAAAGCGATCAACGCAAAAAACTGGTAG
- a CDS encoding Thiosulfate reductase cytochrome B subunit (membrane anchoring protein), with the protein MPSLIENSADTQIPALDAVVSAEHATVPAPPIIPVAVKERVYRHKLPVRLGHWLNVVCLFILISSGLQIFNAHPALYWGDRSDRDKSLLSIRPMRTDSGEMKGVTTILGHQFDTTGVLGYSNGSGRAFPAWATVPSAKWLAMGRQWHLFFAWLFVINGVIFATYAFVSRHFKKDLLPTGQDLKQIPQAVKDHLVLRHPTGDEAKRYNVLQKLAYVGVICGLAPLIVLTGLTMSPTIDTAFPWLLTIFGGRQSARTIHFIACFSFVGFIVIHVSQVILTGFFNNIRSMITGYFVIKHEGASHGV; encoded by the coding sequence ATGCCATCACTGATTGAGAACAGCGCAGACACGCAGATTCCGGCTCTTGATGCAGTGGTATCCGCTGAGCACGCAACCGTTCCGGCGCCTCCCATCATCCCCGTAGCCGTCAAGGAACGGGTCTATCGGCACAAGCTTCCCGTTCGCCTGGGCCATTGGCTCAACGTGGTCTGTCTGTTCATCTTGATCAGCAGCGGTCTCCAGATTTTCAACGCACATCCTGCGCTCTACTGGGGCGATCGATCCGATCGAGACAAGTCCCTGCTCTCGATCCGTCCGATGAGGACCGACAGCGGCGAGATGAAAGGCGTGACGACGATCTTGGGGCATCAATTCGATACGACCGGGGTCCTCGGCTATTCGAACGGCTCAGGCCGCGCCTTCCCCGCTTGGGCGACGGTCCCCAGCGCCAAATGGCTCGCGATGGGACGGCAGTGGCATCTCTTCTTCGCGTGGTTGTTCGTCATCAACGGAGTGATCTTTGCGACCTACGCCTTCGTGAGCCGCCACTTCAAAAAAGATCTCTTGCCGACCGGCCAGGATTTGAAGCAGATCCCGCAAGCGGTGAAGGACCATCTTGTGCTGCGCCACCCGACGGGTGATGAAGCCAAGCGCTACAACGTCCTGCAGAAGCTGGCCTATGTCGGCGTGATCTGCGGGCTTGCGCCGCTGATCGTCTTGACCGGCCTCACGATGTCGCCGACGATCGATACGGCCTTCCCGTGGCTGTTGACGATCTTTGGCGGCAGGCAATCCGCGCGGACGATCCACTTTATCGCCTGTTTCTCGTTTGTCGGGTTTATCGTGATCCACGTGTCACAAGTCATTCTGACAGGGTTCTTCAACAACATCCGCTCGATGATCACGGGATACTTTGTGATCAAACATGAAGGAGCCAGCCATGGAGTCTAA
- a CDS encoding Transposase, with protein sequence MNHKKVERIYYRDEGLSLRRRRRKKLAAVPRVALPRPTQPGRCYALDFVHDRLVTGRRYKCLTMTDLCSKEVPVIEVDVSIGGARVCRILDRLFHTRPFPETLILDNGPEFAGTALDAWAVQHGVHLHFIQPGKPVQNAFIESFNGKFRDECLNEHWFLTLQEAQLVIESWRREYNEERTHSGIGDLTPQEFIRNHQAGAYRAQDSTTLAVV encoded by the coding sequence GTGAATCATAAGAAGGTGGAACGGATCTATTATCGCGACGAGGGGCTGTCGTTACGGCGACGGCGGCGGAAGAAGCTGGCCGCGGTGCCGCGGGTCGCGCTCCCACGGCCGACGCAGCCGGGGCGCTGTTATGCGCTGGATTTCGTGCATGATCGGCTAGTCACGGGACGACGGTACAAATGTTTGACGATGACCGATCTGTGTTCCAAGGAAGTCCCGGTGATTGAGGTGGATGTGTCGATCGGCGGGGCACGGGTATGCCGGATTCTTGACCGGCTGTTTCATACACGGCCGTTCCCGGAGACGTTGATCCTGGACAACGGCCCAGAATTCGCCGGGACCGCCTTGGATGCCTGGGCCGTCCAGCACGGCGTGCACCTGCACTTCATTCAGCCGGGGAAGCCAGTGCAGAATGCGTTTATCGAGAGCTTCAACGGCAAGTTTCGCGATGAATGTCTCAACGAGCATTGGTTTCTGACCTTGCAGGAAGCGCAGCTGGTCATCGAATCATGGCGGCGGGAATATAACGAGGAGCGGACGCACAGTGGAATTGGGGATCTGACACCCCAGGAGTTCATTCGTAACCATCAAGCCGGGGCTTATCGGGCACAGGACTCAACTACCTTGGCTGTGGTGTAA
- a CDS encoding putative sufite oxidase, whose protein sequence is MERRAFLKGTAGAASLLALAGCDNLTQSGWFPNILHQAEKLTDAVQRAITPVNALAKEYSEAEISTVFPANGNTDPGTQDYAEMAQDTFIDWKVTVAGLVSAPTAFSLAAIKAMPVRTQITRHDCVEGWSAIGQWTGVPLGDLLRPVQPLPRAKYAVFHCADVDDEGISYYESMALADCYHPQTILAYELNGKPLDIPHGAPLRLRFERQLGYKQAKYVMRIELVESLEGIGGGKGGYWEDQGYEWYAGI, encoded by the coding sequence ATGGAACGACGAGCCTTCTTGAAGGGTACGGCTGGAGCAGCAAGCCTCCTTGCCCTCGCCGGCTGCGACAACCTGACACAGAGCGGGTGGTTTCCCAACATCCTCCATCAGGCGGAGAAGCTGACCGATGCCGTTCAACGCGCAATCACGCCTGTCAATGCCCTGGCAAAAGAATATAGCGAGGCAGAGATCTCGACAGTCTTTCCGGCGAACGGCAATACCGATCCCGGCACGCAAGACTACGCTGAAATGGCTCAAGACACTTTCATCGACTGGAAAGTCACGGTTGCTGGACTGGTGTCCGCACCGACCGCCTTTTCACTGGCCGCGATCAAGGCTATGCCTGTCAGGACGCAGATCACCAGACATGATTGCGTCGAGGGATGGAGCGCCATCGGCCAATGGACCGGGGTGCCGCTGGGCGATCTGCTGCGCCCGGTCCAGCCCTTGCCGAGGGCGAAGTATGCCGTCTTCCATTGCGCCGATGTAGACGACGAAGGTATTTCCTACTATGAGAGCATGGCGCTGGCCGATTGCTACCATCCGCAGACGATCTTAGCCTATGAATTGAACGGCAAGCCACTCGACATTCCCCACGGCGCGCCGCTACGTCTCCGCTTTGAACGCCAACTCGGGTACAAGCAGGCGAAGTATGTGATGCGCATCGAGCTGGTGGAATCGCTGGAGGGAATCGGCGGGGGCAAGGGGGGATACTGGGAAGATCAGGGGTATGAGTGGTACGCCGGGATATAG